One Vibrio gallaecicus genomic region harbors:
- a CDS encoding class I SAM-dependent methyltransferase, whose translation MDWRDRLKVYLYHRKRVKIWKDATQESHARTLGWSSHYAQIARFSAIAYATEFENRAVVDLGCGYGQLFDYLSNLYSLQRYIGVDQQAHFLKQAKTLHPDPRCEFLAGDLSTVSVNSCDVVIASGSLNYKSRDENYLTKVITHMYEMANECVIFNLLDSSTYPEQPLLTGYNKQGIYRFCRTLCDDVTIIDGYSPDDFTVVMKKH comes from the coding sequence ATGGATTGGCGCGATCGACTGAAAGTTTATTTGTATCACCGCAAGCGAGTTAAAATCTGGAAAGACGCAACTCAAGAAAGCCATGCGCGTACATTAGGCTGGTCAAGCCATTACGCTCAGATTGCTAGGTTTTCCGCTATTGCGTATGCGACAGAATTTGAAAACCGCGCAGTGGTCGATTTAGGCTGTGGCTACGGGCAATTATTTGATTACCTTTCAAACCTCTATTCTTTACAGCGCTACATTGGCGTTGATCAGCAAGCGCATTTCTTAAAGCAAGCGAAAACCCTACACCCTGATCCCCGCTGTGAATTTCTTGCCGGAGACTTAAGTACCGTAAGCGTAAATTCTTGTGATGTTGTGATTGCCAGTGGGTCACTGAATTACAAATCTCGCGATGAAAATTACTTAACCAAAGTGATTACGCATATGTATGAAATGGCGAACGAATGCGTCATTTTTAACTTATTGGATTCCAGTACCTACCCCGAACAACCTTTATTGACTGGTTACAACAAGCAAGGGATCTATCGCTTTTGTCGAACCTTGTGCGACGACGTAACCATCATTGATGGCTATTCACCAGATGACTTCACAGTGGTAATGAAAAAGCATTAG
- a CDS encoding sensor histidine kinase produces MKIRPSLRLYVLLAMLLTGITTIVIMSALSVSYFISGMDVAMRGSMSAQAHQAAAAPGHPVTAQEFTVATEWNDLPQEIQDNLKLAEMGFDEITKEIIGKSLFAPPKAGYFAMKVMNGDEVRYVSAIFKQELGNSFDDKALPHFITILVTALAAIVLFFVILILILRKVATPVEELKNWAKVLDKDNIERSIPDFHYSELNTLAGIIRNSVSSMQDGLEREQKFLGYASHELRTPIAVTRTNSELLEKLIQKGKSPEKQLEVVDRIKRAGFTMTDLTETLLWLTRQEDKDLPMNSIQLGKIIEQLTHDLEYLLNGKSVEIHLKTDLSSSLLPEGLCRIVLTNLVRNAFQHTEEGCVSIVQDGLTVHVINQNVDGTNEDNNLGFGLGLELTERLLSQYHWKYQNKSLDTGREVYVDFS; encoded by the coding sequence ATGAAGATAAGACCGAGTTTAAGGTTATATGTATTACTAGCGATGCTGCTCACGGGTATCACCACGATTGTGATCATGTCTGCGTTAAGTGTGAGCTACTTTATCTCAGGCATGGACGTGGCAATGCGAGGTTCGATGAGTGCTCAAGCTCATCAAGCGGCTGCGGCTCCTGGGCACCCTGTTACTGCTCAAGAATTTACGGTAGCGACTGAGTGGAATGATTTGCCACAAGAAATTCAAGATAACTTAAAGTTAGCGGAAATGGGCTTTGACGAAATAACCAAGGAGATCATCGGTAAGTCCTTATTTGCGCCTCCTAAAGCCGGCTATTTTGCAATGAAAGTCATGAATGGGGATGAAGTTCGTTATGTGTCAGCCATATTCAAACAAGAGCTTGGTAATTCTTTTGATGATAAAGCTCTGCCTCACTTTATTACTATTTTAGTCACAGCACTTGCCGCGATAGTTCTGTTTTTTGTCATTTTGATATTAATACTCCGCAAAGTAGCGACCCCTGTTGAAGAATTGAAAAATTGGGCGAAAGTACTCGATAAAGATAATATCGAAAGGAGTATTCCTGACTTCCACTACAGTGAATTAAACACGTTAGCAGGCATTATCAGAAACAGCGTGAGTTCAATGCAGGACGGGTTAGAAAGGGAACAAAAATTCTTAGGTTATGCGAGCCATGAATTACGAACGCCAATTGCCGTTACTCGAACAAACAGCGAATTGCTTGAAAAGTTGATTCAAAAAGGTAAAAGCCCAGAGAAACAGTTAGAAGTGGTTGACCGTATCAAGCGCGCTGGTTTCACTATGACTGACTTAACTGAGACTTTATTGTGGCTGACTCGCCAAGAAGATAAAGACCTGCCTATGAATTCCATCCAGCTAGGTAAAATAATAGAACAACTCACTCATGATCTTGAATACCTTCTCAATGGGAAGTCTGTCGAAATCCATTTAAAAACGGACTTATCTTCTAGTCTTCTACCTGAAGGATTGTGCCGAATTGTATTGACGAACTTGGTGCGTAATGCATTTCAACATACTGAAGAAGGGTGCGTTTCGATTGTTCAAGATGGTTTGACTGTCCACGTTATTAATCAAAATGTTGATGGAACAAATGAAGACAATAACTTAGGTTTTGGGCTTGGGTTAGAATTAACAGAAAGGCTTTTGAGCCAATACCATTGGAAGTATCAAAATAAGTCATTGGATACAGGGCGTGAAGTTTACGTAGATTTTTCTTAA
- a CDS encoding response regulator transcription factor: MITDKLQLLLVEDDLDLATAVIDYLDLEDIQCDHAANGVAGLSLIENQQKNGNQSYDVIILDLNLPKMSGLQVCEKLRAQGIDTPILMLTARDTLDDKLKGFSMGADDYLVKPFAMEELIVRAQVLAKRRSGQVSRLSVLDLDIDLQQQQAYRTGKPLKLSPTAFKILEILMRESPKTVSREKVMQWVWGEEQPDSNSLKVHIFNLRKQVDTGFDKKLVHTVTGKGFAIKEPSES, translated from the coding sequence ATGATCACCGATAAACTTCAATTACTGTTGGTGGAAGACGACTTAGATTTAGCCACGGCAGTGATTGATTATCTCGATTTAGAAGATATTCAATGTGATCATGCTGCTAATGGTGTGGCTGGACTTAGTTTAATTGAGAACCAGCAGAAGAACGGCAATCAAAGTTATGATGTGATCATTTTAGATCTTAATCTACCTAAAATGAGTGGATTACAGGTGTGCGAGAAACTTCGTGCGCAAGGCATTGATACACCAATTTTGATGTTGACGGCTAGAGATACGTTAGACGATAAGCTTAAGGGTTTCTCTATGGGTGCAGATGATTATTTAGTGAAGCCTTTTGCGATGGAAGAACTGATTGTGCGAGCTCAAGTACTGGCGAAACGTCGAAGTGGGCAGGTTAGCCGTTTATCTGTGTTGGATCTCGATATCGATTTACAACAACAGCAAGCTTACCGGACTGGAAAGCCCCTCAAACTTTCCCCTACGGCATTCAAAATATTAGAAATCCTGATGCGTGAAAGCCCCAAGACGGTTTCTCGTGAAAAAGTCATGCAATGGGTATGGGGCGAAGAGCAACCGGATAGCAATAGCTTGAAAGTGCACATCTTTAACCTGCGTAAGCAAGTAGATACAGGCTTTGACAAAAAATTGGTGCACACAGTGACAGGTAAGGGCTTTGCGATAAAGGAACCGTCTGAATCATGA
- a CDS encoding efflux RND transporter permease subunit, whose amino-acid sequence MSENTQLPEVQSNHKNQEKHTGPIAWFANNSVASNLLLVGVILIGLFSLNSLRKEAFPSLEPDIVTVSVTYDSGDPIQAEEGLAIKIEDALETVPGIKRITSTSDANGSHVSIEKESTYDLDTLLTDVKTKIDAINNLPSGADNPVIDKARMQDHALWVQLYGEADRATLQDLAEQLKADLLSQSAIRDLEIKAKVDPMISVEVDESKLQAYGLTLTDVSEAINAESSTALSTSLRNGDKTVRLKVSEQAYELQDFNAIPVVTNSDGTQITLGDIATVKDMFADDTFVLSRYNQKNAIAIQIVMDEYGDVVSIVEQAQQVVDRWEASNALPDGLEIETWYDKSTMIKDRLALLVKNALTGIGLVFIVLALFLNVRVAFWVAAGLPFVFCGTLFFMTDSFMGLTINEMTTFGFIMALGIVVDDAVVVGESIYTTRKEEGDSVNNTIRGTMKVASPTIFGVLTTVVAFLALANVDGKMGQIYAQFGSVVTICLLLSLVESKFILPSHLAHINTHRGERKGVWSRIQHGADSALQWFNVRIYSRVIDWALKLRYAVIMVFISLFILVVGLPMTGNVRVAFFPDMPGDTVTADMSMQNDASFGQTQTNLLELEAAAVQVDEGLRSQYSAADEESELLSLQVIADSDDTGQVRIELDSDSVYSANEFAQRWQETVGQMEGVKKLKILSKMEMVDNFKVELKAWSDESVSAAGNQLVETLEGVAGVSGIDHNLDLGESQYRFEITQQGRALGFDTASLAKQVLQSFGGDIVQQFQRGKDEVKVRVRYPEDDRQTMADVNQANVRTSDGKVVPLSTVANIYSDYQASEITRIDSQRAVYITAVLDKDIMAPGELVNQLQQNLVPELLTQYPGLTVNFAGETEEQAETASSMTSMFLLAMIAIYTLLAIPLKSYVQPLIIMTAIPFGIVGAILGHWWNDLTISILSLNGILALSGVVVNDSLLLVSRFNELIKEKGMSARNAIVQACTGRLRAVLLTSVTTFAGLTPLLSETSLQAQFLIPAAAALGYGILFATFITLILTPSLLMIQCEIKEFITTLKARFDTDQNTQLQTELKVSE is encoded by the coding sequence ATGTCTGAAAACACTCAACTTCCAGAAGTTCAAAGCAACCATAAAAACCAGGAAAAGCACACAGGACCAATAGCTTGGTTTGCTAATAATTCGGTAGCATCAAATCTATTACTAGTTGGTGTTATTTTGATTGGTTTATTCTCGCTGAATTCTTTGCGTAAAGAAGCGTTCCCAAGTTTAGAACCTGATATTGTGACGGTTTCAGTCACCTATGACAGTGGTGATCCAATTCAAGCAGAAGAAGGGCTGGCGATTAAAATTGAAGATGCTTTGGAAACCGTGCCGGGCATCAAACGCATTACTTCGACTTCAGATGCAAATGGCAGCCATGTTTCTATCGAAAAAGAAAGTACCTACGATTTAGATACTTTATTGACAGATGTAAAAACCAAAATCGATGCCATCAATAACTTGCCTTCAGGGGCGGACAACCCAGTAATTGATAAAGCTCGAATGCAAGACCACGCGCTTTGGGTGCAGCTATACGGTGAAGCGGACAGAGCCACATTACAAGATTTAGCCGAGCAACTGAAAGCGGATTTACTGAGCCAGTCTGCGATTCGCGATCTTGAAATTAAAGCTAAAGTCGACCCAATGATTTCGGTTGAAGTTGATGAAAGTAAGCTACAAGCCTATGGACTGACTTTAACGGACGTCTCTGAAGCGATTAATGCTGAATCATCCACGGCGCTATCAACCAGTTTACGTAACGGGGATAAAACTGTTCGTTTAAAAGTGTCTGAGCAAGCTTATGAACTGCAAGACTTTAACGCTATTCCGGTCGTGACGAATAGCGATGGTACTCAAATTACATTAGGGGATATCGCGACAGTTAAAGACATGTTTGCCGACGATACCTTTGTATTGTCTCGTTATAACCAAAAAAACGCGATTGCGATACAAATCGTCATGGATGAATATGGCGACGTTGTGAGTATTGTGGAACAAGCTCAGCAAGTAGTTGATCGTTGGGAAGCAAGTAATGCACTCCCAGATGGTCTAGAAATTGAAACCTGGTACGACAAAAGTACCATGATCAAAGACCGTTTAGCCTTGCTTGTGAAAAACGCATTAACGGGTATTGGACTAGTGTTCATTGTGCTGGCGTTATTTCTTAATGTACGAGTCGCGTTTTGGGTGGCTGCTGGTCTACCATTTGTTTTCTGCGGCACTTTGTTCTTCATGACTGACAGCTTTATGGGGTTGACCATCAATGAAATGACGACTTTTGGCTTCATTATGGCACTCGGAATCGTGGTTGATGATGCCGTAGTGGTGGGAGAGAGTATTTATACCACTCGCAAAGAAGAAGGAGACTCAGTTAACAACACGATTCGCGGTACGATGAAAGTTGCGTCTCCGACTATATTCGGTGTGTTAACAACGGTTGTAGCATTCTTAGCGCTGGCAAATGTTGATGGAAAAATGGGGCAAATTTACGCTCAGTTTGGTTCGGTTGTCACCATTTGCTTGTTGCTGTCATTGGTTGAGTCGAAGTTTATTTTACCTTCTCACTTAGCGCACATTAATACCCACCGAGGCGAGAGAAAAGGCGTTTGGAGCCGTATTCAACATGGGGCTGATAGTGCTCTACAGTGGTTTAACGTTCGTATCTATAGCCGAGTGATTGATTGGGCTTTAAAACTTCGTTACGCGGTGATTATGGTGTTCATCTCACTGTTCATTTTAGTGGTTGGTTTGCCAATGACAGGCAATGTGAGAGTTGCTTTTTTCCCTGATATGCCGGGTGATACAGTGACTGCCGATATGTCGATGCAAAATGATGCAAGCTTTGGGCAAACGCAAACGAACCTATTAGAGTTAGAGGCGGCAGCCGTTCAGGTTGATGAAGGTTTAAGATCTCAGTACAGCGCAGCAGACGAAGAGAGTGAATTGCTAAGCCTACAAGTCATTGCGGACAGTGACGATACAGGGCAAGTAAGAATTGAGTTAGACAGTGACAGCGTGTATTCAGCGAACGAATTCGCACAACGTTGGCAAGAGACCGTTGGTCAAATGGAAGGCGTGAAGAAGCTAAAAATTCTGTCAAAAATGGAGATGGTCGATAACTTTAAAGTAGAACTAAAAGCGTGGAGTGATGAATCAGTAAGCGCGGCGGGTAATCAATTAGTGGAAACACTTGAAGGTGTGGCTGGCGTAAGTGGCATTGATCATAACCTTGACTTAGGTGAGTCACAGTATCGTTTTGAAATTACTCAGCAAGGTCGTGCTTTAGGGTTTGATACAGCAAGCTTAGCAAAACAAGTATTACAATCTTTTGGTGGTGACATTGTTCAGCAATTTCAGCGCGGTAAAGACGAAGTAAAAGTGAGAGTGCGTTACCCAGAAGACGATCGTCAAACCATGGCTGATGTAAACCAAGCTAATGTGAGAACCAGCGATGGTAAGGTTGTGCCTTTAAGCACAGTTGCAAACATTTACTCGGATTACCAAGCTTCAGAAATTACGCGAATTGACAGTCAACGAGCTGTGTATATCACTGCGGTTTTAGATAAAGATATTATGGCTCCAGGCGAGTTGGTAAATCAGTTACAACAAAACTTAGTTCCAGAACTGCTTACACAGTACCCAGGCCTAACTGTAAATTTTGCTGGGGAAACGGAAGAGCAAGCCGAAACTGCCAGCTCAATGACCAGTATGTTTTTACTGGCAATGATTGCGATTTATACCTTGTTAGCGATTCCACTAAAATCGTATGTGCAACCACTTATCATAATGACCGCTATTCCATTTGGTATCGTTGGCGCTATTTTAGGGCATTGGTGGAATGATTTAACAATCAGCATCTTATCGTTAAATGGTATCTTGGCTTTGAGTGGCGTGGTGGTGAATGACAGCTTATTACTTGTTTCTCGTTTTAATGAACTAATTAAAGAAAAGGGCATGTCTGCACGCAATGCGATTGTTCAAGCGTGTACTGGCCGATTAAGAGCCGTGCTACTGACATCGGTCACGACCTTCGCGGGTTTAACACCGTTACTAAGTGAAACATCGTTACAGGCTCAATTTTTAATTCCAGCGGCTGCAGCGCTTGGGTATGGTATTTTGTTTGCCACATTCATTACCCTAATATTAACGCCGTCATTACTGATGATTCAGTGTGAAATTAAAGAATTTATTACAACTTTGAAAGCTCGATTTGATACTGATCAAAACACTCAATTGCAGACTGAGTTGAAAGTGTCTGAATAA
- a CDS encoding efflux RND transporter periplasmic adaptor subunit — MKLNKLTIAITLIAGSSIFAAVAFNGSQMEPVKKAPESALSSHVQPEPSNVSPESGGLSSSQSQIHTKEQGSKTDQVSEKEALSKLPQVSIINVTSGEYQAEVVGHGEVKSRYELMFSAEVGGRVESVSTLFETGQVVNKGDVIARIDDTSYLQAVSLAKSNVAQAKLNLLEEQRQGEQAKSEWEHSGLSGEPDSPLVLRKPQLAQVTAALENAQLELKKARQDFEKTQVKAPFDALVVTRDIQPGSYVQPGTQVATLYSIDEVEVTVPLSESQWKNLPSLDNQQLQSTSWPVTLESSDGAHQWQGNVERVEQHLSQDTRQRSLIVVVENPLEQVDDLYPGMFVKTVISGKALDQLWQLPASALSQQGDIWVVDSQGLLAKSSAQAQFEIDGLIYIDPNSLDFDLNTSTKAVVHVVKRPLSSFQVGMKVMAKVEG; from the coding sequence ATGAAACTCAACAAACTAACTATCGCAATTACTCTTATCGCGGGTTCAAGCATATTTGCAGCGGTGGCTTTTAATGGCTCTCAAATGGAGCCAGTGAAAAAAGCCCCAGAGTCGGCTTTATCTTCTCATGTGCAACCTGAGCCTTCTAACGTGTCACCTGAATCTGGAGGCTTATCATCTAGCCAGAGTCAAATTCACACAAAAGAACAAGGTTCGAAAACAGATCAAGTTTCTGAAAAAGAAGCGCTTTCTAAATTACCTCAGGTCTCCATCATTAATGTGACTTCTGGTGAGTACCAAGCAGAAGTTGTTGGTCATGGTGAAGTTAAATCACGTTATGAGCTGATGTTTTCAGCTGAAGTGGGCGGGCGTGTTGAAAGTGTGAGTACACTTTTTGAAACGGGGCAAGTGGTTAACAAAGGTGACGTGATTGCGCGTATTGATGATACCAGTTACCTGCAAGCGGTATCGCTAGCAAAATCGAATGTTGCTCAAGCAAAATTGAATTTATTAGAAGAGCAAAGGCAAGGTGAGCAAGCTAAATCAGAATGGGAACATTCGGGTTTATCAGGCGAACCGGATTCCCCGCTAGTGTTGAGAAAGCCTCAATTAGCGCAAGTGACAGCCGCCCTTGAAAATGCGCAATTAGAGCTTAAAAAAGCACGACAAGATTTTGAGAAAACGCAAGTGAAAGCCCCATTTGATGCGTTAGTGGTGACGAGAGATATTCAACCTGGCAGCTATGTTCAACCGGGTACTCAAGTTGCGACTTTATATAGCATCGATGAAGTAGAGGTGACGGTCCCATTATCAGAAAGCCAATGGAAAAACTTACCATCTTTAGATAACCAACAGCTTCAAAGTACCTCTTGGCCAGTAACTTTGGAAAGCTCTGATGGCGCTCATCAGTGGCAGGGCAATGTTGAACGAGTCGAGCAGCATTTATCACAAGATACTCGTCAGCGTTCGCTGATTGTTGTGGTCGAAAACCCACTTGAACAAGTGGACGATCTTTATCCTGGTATGTTTGTGAAGACGGTTATCTCGGGTAAAGCTTTGGATCAATTGTGGCAACTTCCTGCTTCTGCACTTTCACAGCAGGGTGACATTTGGGTGGTGGACTCACAAGGGTTGCTCGCGAAGTCTTCAGCACAAGCTCAGTTTGAAATAGATGGTTTGATTTACATTGACCCAAATAGCTTGGATTTTGACCTGAATACAAGCACCAAAGCAGTTGTTCACGTAGTGAAACGTCCGTTGAGCAGTTTCCAAGTGGGAATGAAAGTCATGGCTAAGGTTGAGGGTTAA
- a CDS encoding TolC family protein has translation MTLNLPLKQSLLSLALVGLIGCSSTNQADYTVLAEQTTASTNQQLLLDLVQQSHLSAQGGENNQTESSIQITDLVSLPELDTFITQALETNPSLQQSVVALNIAYAQQGITAADRLPTVEASFSGKAQEDSDDTYTTDLTVGWELDLWQKLADSSNAAMKDVMSSQASLQGAQDLVVANLMRTWLEISLKQQLVTIEEQRLVVLENNEDLVLARYKSGLGSLEDLDNAKSNSASTKATLADYREQLASSKRSLTLLTGQWVGESLDVSIPVVFPDVLNPLDVMPDQNLSRRPDLQSAFLNIEAEALRTDAAYKAMLPSISLSASLTDMAESPSEALLTGPLWSALGQVSAPLFQGGKLKSQAEVAQLTTEQSYWAYQETLLNAVNEVENTMGQEGSLALQQQHLALALESAQRSFISYEEKYRQGLVDIFDLLTVQQQTYDLEAQLTQTIYNRLINRIDLGLALGLGASA, from the coding sequence ATGACACTGAATCTTCCTTTAAAACAATCCCTACTTTCGCTGGCTTTAGTCGGCTTGATTGGTTGCAGCTCAACGAATCAAGCGGATTACACTGTACTAGCTGAACAAACCACCGCTTCTACAAATCAGCAATTGTTGCTGGATCTTGTTCAACAATCTCACTTATCGGCTCAAGGTGGTGAAAACAACCAAACTGAATCATCCATACAGATCACGGATTTGGTGAGCTTACCTGAATTAGACACCTTCATTACTCAAGCGCTTGAAACCAACCCGAGTTTGCAGCAAAGCGTAGTGGCACTCAATATTGCCTACGCGCAGCAAGGTATTACCGCAGCTGACCGTTTGCCAACCGTTGAAGCCAGCTTCAGTGGTAAAGCGCAAGAAGACAGTGACGATACTTATACCACCGACCTTACTGTTGGCTGGGAGCTGGATTTGTGGCAAAAGCTGGCAGACAGTAGTAATGCTGCCATGAAAGATGTGATGAGTTCTCAAGCCAGCTTACAAGGTGCACAAGACTTAGTGGTGGCGAACTTAATGCGCACGTGGCTAGAAATTAGCCTGAAACAGCAGCTAGTGACGATTGAAGAACAGCGTTTAGTGGTTCTTGAGAACAATGAAGATTTGGTATTAGCCAGATATAAGTCTGGTTTAGGAAGCTTAGAAGACCTCGATAATGCTAAATCTAATAGTGCATCAACGAAGGCAACCTTAGCTGACTACCGAGAGCAACTTGCAAGCAGTAAACGTAGTCTAACTTTATTAACGGGTCAGTGGGTTGGCGAGTCATTAGACGTGTCTATTCCGGTTGTTTTTCCTGATGTCTTAAATCCGTTAGATGTGATGCCAGATCAAAATTTATCTCGTAGACCTGATCTCCAATCTGCTTTTTTAAACATTGAAGCGGAAGCACTACGAACGGATGCAGCTTATAAAGCGATGCTTCCCTCTATTAGTCTTTCAGCTAGTTTAACTGACATGGCAGAGTCGCCAAGTGAAGCGTTATTGACCGGTCCGCTATGGAGCGCATTAGGTCAAGTATCTGCACCCTTATTCCAAGGTGGGAAACTGAAGTCACAAGCGGAAGTGGCACAGTTAACAACAGAGCAAAGCTATTGGGCTTATCAAGAAACACTGCTTAATGCGGTGAATGAAGTTGAAAATACCATGGGGCAAGAAGGCTCTTTAGCCCTTCAGCAACAACATTTAGCTCTTGCTTTAGAAAGCGCTCAACGCAGCTTTATCAGCTACGAAGAAAAGTATCGTCAGGGTTTAGTCGACATTTTTGATCTCCTTACCGTTCAGCAGCAAACCTACGATCTTGAAGCACAACTCACACAAACTATTTATAACCGTTTAATAAACCGAATTGATTTAGGTCTAGCACTTGGCTTAGGAGCATCCGCATGA
- a CDS encoding EAL domain-containing protein produces MFKHSLARAVSLISDNPYINGVCNVFIMLLPVSLISAFCMLLGNATSYFELHEFSQRLYSISTLVWQLFPILLIVYYSQFLASMHKLERISLITPSIVIYFIVSYQWELLKVGTVIPTNYPLAILLPMAICFCLKLTKQKRKRQKIELPNVVEKSIEMILSCSVLVFSFSTISYILRHIIFEDVVLASYFPHLDPHSLLDGIVYELARNLFWAIGVNGHIVLASYKSEIYHMSMHLVEQHQTLGTPLPILTSNFYDFYAGLGGAGNTLSLVMCMILFSRNDSYKKLGCAVLILSLFNINEPVIYGLPIMFNPILIIPFLTIPVLSLMIAYFATSLGFVPPISEVMSWMTPPLISGYVGTGNSINGAILQALIIGIGVLIYFPFFRKYENLGRTRHIFTNSASKEFFNNDDVSKGQSMNTFIPHLSNNISAQKCLNELQESGEFTLFYQPQYDITHQQVVGLEVLIRHKGYDGKITPPYFLSSFASLGIMQDLDLWVIETALHEVTPFADSENFKVSINVSPDTLLIDNFASSMRKLVDSSALQTHQVELEITEDVLVKDENKTKQTVDELRASGISVALDDFGAGFSSLGYLSKFEFDKVKIDRSFVLNLSSDKGKELFKLTSQLVQVGGATVVVEGVEEREELEFISKQNISLIQGFYFYKPMPFEKIIELNLYSTSSSLAAS; encoded by the coding sequence ATGTTTAAGCATTCATTAGCAAGAGCCGTTTCCCTTATTTCAGATAACCCGTATATCAACGGAGTCTGTAATGTTTTCATAATGCTCCTGCCCGTCTCTTTAATTTCTGCATTTTGCATGCTACTTGGCAATGCCACGTCTTATTTTGAGTTACATGAGTTTTCACAACGCCTGTACAGCATTAGTACCCTTGTATGGCAGCTGTTTCCTATATTGCTGATTGTCTACTATTCCCAGTTTTTAGCTTCTATGCATAAGCTGGAAAGGATCTCATTAATCACCCCCTCGATCGTCATCTACTTTATTGTTAGCTATCAATGGGAGCTACTGAAAGTCGGTACGGTTATTCCCACGAACTATCCATTAGCCATCTTGCTTCCTATGGCTATCTGTTTCTGTTTAAAACTCACTAAACAAAAACGAAAACGCCAAAAAATAGAGCTGCCAAATGTAGTCGAAAAATCCATTGAGATGATCCTATCTTGCTCTGTATTAGTCTTTTCGTTCTCGACAATCAGTTACATACTCAGACATATCATCTTTGAAGATGTGGTTCTTGCCAGCTACTTCCCACACTTAGATCCACATTCACTGCTGGATGGTATTGTGTATGAATTGGCTCGAAACCTATTTTGGGCGATTGGTGTAAACGGACACATAGTACTGGCTTCTTACAAGAGCGAAATCTACCACATGAGCATGCATTTGGTAGAGCAGCACCAAACACTTGGGACGCCATTACCTATACTAACCAGTAACTTCTATGATTTTTATGCGGGGTTAGGTGGTGCTGGAAATACCTTATCTTTAGTCATGTGCATGATACTGTTCTCACGCAATGACAGTTACAAAAAACTGGGGTGTGCCGTTCTAATACTGAGTCTATTTAATATCAATGAACCCGTTATTTATGGCTTACCGATCATGTTTAACCCCATTTTGATCATCCCATTTTTAACCATTCCTGTACTCAGCTTAATGATCGCATATTTCGCCACCAGCCTTGGTTTTGTTCCGCCAATATCAGAAGTGATGAGCTGGATGACTCCCCCTTTGATCAGTGGATACGTAGGTACTGGGAATTCAATAAACGGCGCTATTTTACAAGCACTCATTATTGGTATTGGCGTACTGATCTATTTCCCATTTTTTAGGAAATATGAAAATCTAGGGCGAACTCGTCATATCTTCACCAACTCAGCTTCGAAAGAGTTTTTTAATAATGATGATGTATCAAAAGGCCAGTCCATGAATACATTCATCCCTCACCTCTCCAACAATATCTCAGCACAAAAATGCTTGAATGAGTTACAAGAAAGCGGTGAATTTACGCTGTTCTATCAACCACAATACGATATTACTCACCAGCAAGTCGTTGGGTTAGAGGTGCTCATTAGGCACAAAGGCTACGATGGAAAAATCACTCCCCCCTACTTCCTATCCAGTTTTGCCAGCTTAGGTATTATGCAAGATCTCGATTTGTGGGTGATTGAAACAGCCTTACACGAGGTAACTCCTTTTGCGGATTCTGAAAATTTCAAAGTCTCCATTAACGTTTCACCTGACACTTTGTTAATAGACAATTTTGCAAGTAGCATGCGTAAGTTAGTGGATAGCAGCGCCCTACAAACTCACCAGGTAGAGCTTGAAATAACAGAAGATGTACTGGTCAAAGATGAGAATAAAACCAAGCAAACGGTGGATGAACTTAGAGCCTCTGGTATTTCCGTTGCGCTGGATGACTTTGGTGCAGGGTTTTCATCACTTGGCTATTTATCTAAATTTGAATTCGATAAAGTAAAAATTGATCGTTCATTTGTGCTCAACCTATCCAGTGATAAAGGCAAAGAACTGTTTAAACTAACCAGCCAATTGGTACAAGTTGGTGGGGCAACGGTGGTGGTTGAAGGCGTTGAAGAGAGAGAAGAACTTGAGTTCATTTCAAAACAAAACATCAGCCTCATTCAAGGCTTTTACTTTTATAAGCCAATGCCTTTTGAAAAAATCATAGAACTGAACTTATATTCGACATCGAGCTCATTGGCAGCAAGTTAA